A genomic window from Oceanobacillus timonensis includes:
- the recN gene encoding DNA repair protein RecN — protein MLTELSIKNFAIIEELSLNLQEGLTVLTGETGAGKSIIIDAIQLLAGARGSVDFVRHESNKAEIEGLFFIDHEKHPIYQVGKAYGIEISDEQIVLQRTITSSGKSICRVNSKLVTLAILREFGKTLIDIHSQHETQSLMDNEQHIDFLDLYLGDEMKEAKKDYQNIYEQLEKWKKKYRSLNDNEQEMAQRLDLLQFQQQELTEAQLVPNEDTDLEEERNQLANYEKIHQSLSDAYFALYGEQRGLDLISQAQRSLQDASDLDPFIAEILDNISNHYYMLEESTYDIRNYLDQLQYNPERLNEIEQRIDELNRLKRKYGSTVEEMTDYLGRVEEEIEQITNRESHLNTLVTEIDELEKDALLEADQLHYLRKQAAEELTKDIHRELKDLYLEKTTFSIDFEDSAQRKLKSNGYDKILFRISTNVGEPLKDLTKIASGGELSRIMLALKKIFSKHQGITSVIFDEVDTGVSGRVAQAIAEKIHEVSLESQVLCITHLPQVAAMADTHKFIQKKEKENRTFTSVVELNDKELIEELSRMVTGTKLTDTAKEHAKEMVALADRFKKSN, from the coding sequence ATGTTAACGGAATTATCTATAAAAAACTTTGCGATTATTGAGGAACTATCCCTGAACTTACAAGAAGGACTGACGGTGTTAACCGGTGAAACAGGCGCAGGGAAATCCATTATCATTGATGCTATCCAATTATTGGCTGGTGCAAGAGGTTCGGTTGACTTTGTTCGACATGAATCAAATAAAGCAGAGATTGAAGGATTGTTTTTCATCGATCACGAAAAACACCCTATTTACCAAGTCGGAAAAGCATACGGGATTGAAATCAGCGATGAGCAAATTGTGCTCCAACGGACGATAACCTCATCCGGAAAAAGCATCTGTCGTGTGAATAGTAAATTAGTGACACTGGCTATTCTCCGTGAATTTGGAAAGACATTGATTGATATCCATAGTCAGCATGAGACGCAATCATTAATGGATAATGAGCAGCATATTGACTTTTTAGATCTTTATCTCGGAGATGAGATGAAAGAAGCTAAAAAGGATTACCAGAATATTTATGAACAACTGGAAAAATGGAAGAAAAAGTACCGCAGTTTGAATGATAATGAACAAGAGATGGCGCAACGTCTTGATTTGCTTCAATTTCAACAGCAGGAATTAACAGAAGCACAGCTTGTACCCAATGAAGATACAGATTTAGAAGAAGAACGCAATCAGTTGGCAAATTATGAAAAAATACACCAATCGCTTTCTGACGCTTATTTTGCTTTGTATGGCGAACAACGCGGATTGGATTTAATCAGCCAGGCGCAGCGTTCCTTGCAGGATGCCTCTGATTTGGATCCTTTTATTGCCGAAATATTAGATAACATCTCCAATCATTATTATATGCTGGAAGAAAGCACATATGACATCCGTAATTATCTTGACCAACTGCAATATAATCCGGAACGTCTGAATGAGATTGAGCAACGAATCGATGAATTAAACAGATTAAAACGGAAATATGGTTCAACAGTGGAAGAAATGACAGACTATTTAGGTCGAGTGGAAGAAGAAATCGAACAGATTACAAACAGGGAATCGCATTTAAATACACTGGTCACTGAAATTGATGAGCTGGAAAAAGATGCTTTATTGGAGGCAGATCAGCTTCATTATTTACGAAAGCAGGCTGCTGAAGAATTAACAAAAGATATTCACCGGGAATTGAAGGATCTTTATTTGGAAAAAACGACCTTTTCCATTGATTTTGAGGACTCTGCACAACGAAAGCTGAAATCAAACGGCTATGATAAAATATTATTTCGTATTTCCACTAATGTTGGCGAACCTTTAAAGGATCTTACAAAAATCGCTTCAGGTGGCGAGTTATCAAGAATTATGCTTGCCTTAAAGAAAATCTTTTCAAAGCATCAAGGCATTACGAGTGTTATTTTTGATGAAGTGGATACAGGTGTCAGTGGAAGAGTCGCCCAGGCGATTGCTGAAAAAATCCATGAAGTTTCGTTAGAATCACAAGTTCTATGTATTACCCACCTTCCTCAAGTTGCTGCAATGGCAGATACGCATAAATTTATCCAGAAAAAAGAAAAAGAAAACCGCACTTTTACTTCCGTCGTCGAATTAAATGATAAAGAACTAATTGAAGAGTTAAGCCGAATGGTTACAGGAACAAAATTAACTGACACTGCGAAAGAACATGCGAAGGAAATGGTAGCATTAGCGGACCGTTTTAAAAAATCAAATTAA